From the Chitinolyticbacter meiyuanensis genome, one window contains:
- the pssA gene encoding CDP-diacylglycerol--serine O-phosphatidyltransferase translates to MHHPIKRPLNFKRQSIYLLPNLFTLSALFAGFYAIVQAMNGHFEQSAVAIFIAMILDGLDGRVARLTHTQSEFGAEFDSLSDMVSFGVAPALIAYEWMLKDFGKLGWAVAFIYCAGAALRLARFNTNIEVVDKRWFQGLPSPSAAALVAGLVWIGIEYASDLAVLRPALPYIALFFTLFAGLTMVSNVRFWSFKEFHARKTVPFVAMLVAVLVLLIGASRPALVLFCFFIGYAASGYVYWVWCKLKRRPNMA, encoded by the coding sequence ATGCATCACCCGATCAAGCGACCGCTCAACTTCAAGCGCCAGAGCATCTACCTCTTGCCCAACCTGTTCACGCTGAGCGCGCTGTTCGCCGGTTTCTACGCCATCGTGCAGGCCATGAACGGGCATTTCGAGCAATCGGCGGTCGCCATCTTCATCGCGATGATCCTCGATGGCCTCGATGGCCGGGTGGCGCGGCTGACGCATACCCAGTCGGAGTTCGGTGCGGAGTTCGACAGCCTGTCGGACATGGTGTCGTTCGGCGTGGCGCCGGCCCTCATCGCCTATGAGTGGATGCTCAAGGATTTCGGCAAGCTTGGCTGGGCGGTGGCCTTCATCTACTGTGCCGGTGCCGCGCTGCGGCTGGCGCGCTTCAACACCAATATCGAAGTGGTGGACAAGCGCTGGTTCCAGGGCCTGCCGTCGCCATCGGCTGCCGCACTGGTGGCGGGCCTCGTCTGGATCGGTATCGAATACGCCAGCGATCTGGCGGTGTTGCGGCCGGCGCTGCCCTATATCGCGCTGTTCTTTACGCTGTTTGCCGGGCTGACCATGGTTTCCAACGTGCGCTTCTGGAGTTTCAAGGAGTTCCACGCGCGCAAGACGGTGCCCTTCGTCGCCATGCTGGTGGCGGTGCTGGTGCTGTTGATCGGCGCGTCGCGCCCGGCACTGGTGCTGTTCTGCTTCTTCATCGGCTATGCGGCGTCCGGTTATGTCTACTGGGTATGGTGCAAGCTGAAACGCCGGCCCAACATGGCTTGA
- a CDS encoding 2-isopropylmalate synthase: MQFDIDRLIADFGGPAALADALNQAFPDDPVSRAAIYKWRERGSLPLSQIDKLARLAARQNRDFNIHSYRVGEVPTNHTGASAMGDRLYIFDTTLRDGEQSPGASMTREEKIRIARQLEKLGVDIIEAGFAAASPGDADAIRAIAEVIENSTVCSLARANERDVRAAGEAIKPAKRGRIHTFIATSPIHMEKKLRMSPDEVVDAAVKAVKIALEYTDDVEFSAEDAVRSDMDFLCRIFGEVIKAGAKTINVPDTVGYSVPSVWAERIRDLIAKVPGADQVIWSTHCHNDLGMAVANSLAAVQAGARQVECTINGLGERAGNASLEEIVMAVKTRKDIFGVETGIDATQIVPTSKLVSTITGYPVQPNKAIVGANAFSHESGIHQDGVLKHRETYEIMSAESVGWSANRLTLGKLSGRNAFKTKLQELGIVLDTDEALNAAFARFKDLADRKREIFDEDLHALVSDEMVSIEQETYRLSLLKVVSETGEVPSAQLVMVDDGAERQAHADGDGPVDATFKAIESVVNSGAELLLYSVNAITQGTDSQGEVTVRLSKAGRVVNGQGADTDILVASAKAYISALNKLSNKNTRVNPQIGEAV; this comes from the coding sequence GTGCAATTCGACATCGACCGCCTGATCGCCGACTTCGGCGGCCCCGCAGCCCTTGCGGACGCGCTGAATCAGGCCTTCCCCGATGATCCTGTCAGCCGCGCCGCAATCTACAAGTGGCGCGAGCGCGGCAGCCTGCCGCTCTCGCAGATCGACAAGCTGGCTCGCCTCGCGGCGCGCCAGAATCGCGACTTCAACATTCACAGCTATCGCGTCGGCGAAGTGCCGACGAACCACACCGGAGCCAGTGCCATGGGCGATCGTTTGTACATTTTCGACACCACCTTGCGCGACGGCGAGCAATCGCCCGGCGCTTCGATGACCCGCGAAGAGAAGATCCGCATCGCCCGCCAACTGGAAAAGCTGGGCGTGGACATCATCGAGGCCGGCTTTGCCGCAGCAAGCCCAGGTGATGCCGACGCGATCCGTGCCATTGCCGAAGTGATCGAAAACAGCACCGTCTGTAGTCTGGCCCGTGCCAATGAGCGCGATGTGCGCGCCGCGGGCGAAGCGATCAAGCCAGCCAAGCGCGGCCGCATCCACACCTTCATCGCCACCAGCCCGATCCATATGGAGAAGAAGCTGCGCATGAGCCCGGATGAGGTGGTCGATGCGGCGGTGAAGGCGGTGAAGATCGCACTCGAATACACCGACGATGTCGAATTCTCGGCCGAGGATGCCGTGCGCTCGGACATGGATTTCCTCTGCCGCATCTTTGGCGAAGTGATCAAGGCCGGTGCCAAGACCATCAACGTGCCCGATACCGTGGGCTACAGCGTGCCGTCGGTCTGGGCCGAGCGCATCCGCGATCTCATTGCCAAGGTGCCGGGTGCCGACCAGGTGATCTGGTCCACCCACTGCCACAACGATCTGGGCATGGCCGTGGCCAACTCGCTTGCCGCCGTACAGGCAGGTGCGCGCCAGGTGGAGTGCACCATCAACGGCCTCGGCGAACGCGCGGGCAATGCCTCGCTCGAAGAAATCGTGATGGCGGTGAAGACCCGCAAGGACATCTTCGGCGTGGAAACCGGTATCGACGCCACCCAGATCGTGCCGACCAGCAAGCTGGTTTCGACCATCACCGGCTATCCGGTGCAGCCGAACAAGGCCATCGTCGGCGCCAACGCGTTCTCGCACGAATCCGGCATCCACCAGGATGGCGTGCTCAAGCACCGTGAAACCTACGAGATCATGAGTGCCGAATCGGTGGGCTGGTCCGCCAACCGGCTTACGCTGGGCAAACTCTCGGGCCGCAACGCGTTCAAGACGAAATTGCAGGAACTCGGCATCGTGCTCGATACCGACGAAGCGCTGAATGCGGCCTTTGCCCGCTTCAAGGATTTGGCCGATCGCAAGCGCGAGATCTTCGACGAGGACCTGCACGCGCTGGTGTCGGATGAGATGGTGTCCATCGAGCAGGAAACCTACCGCTTGAGCTTGCTCAAGGTGGTGTCGGAAACCGGCGAAGTGCCAAGCGCGCAACTGGTAATGGTCGACGACGGCGCGGAGCGCCAGGCCCATGCCGATGGTGACGGCCCGGTCGATGCCACCTTCAAGGCAATCGAATCGGTGGTGAATAGCGGCGCCGAGCTGCTGCTCTATTCGGTGAACGCGATCACCCAAGGCACCGACAGCCAGGGCGAAGTGACAGTGCGCCTTTCCAAGGCGGGCCGGGTAGTGAACGGCCAGGGCGCCGATACCGACATCCTGGTTGCCAGCGCCAAGGCGTATATCTCGGCGCTGAACAAGCTCTCGAACAAAAATACCCGCGTCAATCCGCAGATCGGCGAGGCGGTTTGA
- the ppk2 gene encoding polyphosphate kinase 2: protein MSKKRKEALAPAAPVEALGSKEYDKELKRLHGELVKLQQWVVAKGLKVCIVFEGRDGAGKGGTIKALTERVSPRVFRVVALPAPTEREKSQMYFQRYMQHLPAAGEITIFDRSWYNRAGVERVMGFCSAEQVEKFLESTPLAERAIVESGIILLKYWLEVSPEEQERRLRDRIDDPRKTWKLSPMDVKSYDRWDDYTQARDDMFAATDTSWAPWFVARSEDKKKVRLNVLRHILDHVPYEALPREEVKLPKRKIKRRDSSSYPFRFVAEHY, encoded by the coding sequence ATGAGCAAGAAGCGCAAGGAAGCACTCGCCCCCGCCGCACCGGTTGAAGCGCTGGGCAGCAAGGAATACGACAAGGAGCTAAAACGCCTGCATGGCGAGCTCGTCAAGCTGCAGCAATGGGTGGTCGCCAAGGGCCTCAAGGTCTGCATCGTGTTCGAGGGCCGCGATGGCGCCGGCAAGGGCGGCACCATCAAGGCACTGACCGAACGGGTGAGCCCGCGGGTATTCCGCGTGGTGGCATTGCCGGCCCCGACAGAGCGGGAAAAGAGCCAGATGTACTTCCAGCGCTACATGCAGCACCTGCCGGCCGCAGGCGAGATCACCATTTTCGATCGCAGCTGGTACAACCGCGCCGGCGTCGAGCGGGTGATGGGCTTTTGCAGCGCCGAGCAGGTGGAGAAATTCCTGGAATCCACGCCACTGGCGGAACGGGCCATTGTCGAATCCGGCATCATCCTGCTGAAGTACTGGCTGGAAGTGAGCCCGGAGGAGCAGGAGCGGCGACTGCGCGACCGGATCGACGATCCGCGCAAGACCTGGAAACTCTCGCCGATGGACGTGAAATCCTACGACCGCTGGGATGACTACACCCAGGCGCGCGACGACATGTTCGCCGCCACCGATACCTCGTGGGCGCCCTGGTTCGTCGCGCGCTCGGAAGACAAGAAAAAAGTGCGGCTCAATGTGCTCCGCCACATCCTCGACCATGTGCCGTACGAGGCGTTGCCGCGCGAGGAAGTGAAGCTGCCCAAGCGCAAGATCAAGCGCCGCGACAGCAGCAGCTATCCATTCCGCTTCGTCGCCGAGCACTACTGA
- a CDS encoding DUF2069 domain-containing protein: MSIDLALWRPRAQWAAIIGLIALIALCLAWELWLAPLRPGGSLLVFKAVLLLAPLPGLLKGRRYTYQWCSMYILAWFIEGVMRGWAESGLSQILAVLEIVLSVWVFVAVVYYAYWTRPSLSQQ; encoded by the coding sequence ATGAGCATCGATCTCGCGCTTTGGCGGCCCCGCGCGCAATGGGCCGCCATCATCGGCCTGATCGCGCTGATCGCGCTGTGCCTGGCCTGGGAGCTCTGGCTGGCGCCGCTGCGCCCGGGCGGATCGCTCTTGGTATTCAAGGCCGTGCTGCTGTTGGCGCCACTGCCGGGGCTGCTCAAGGGCCGTCGCTACACCTACCAGTGGTGCAGCATGTACATCCTGGCGTGGTTCATCGAAGGGGTGATGCGCGGCTGGGCCGAATCGGGGCTGTCACAGATACTGGCCGTGTTGGAAATCGTGCTGTCGGTCTGGGTGTTCGTCGCGGTGGTGTACTACGCATACTGGACACGGCCATCGCTGTCGCAGCAATAG
- the wrbA gene encoding NAD(P)H:quinone oxidoreductase: MAPRIQQDRPVTEILVLYYSTHGATRQLAQLIARGIEAVPGCSARLRTVPRVSTVCEATESTVPEAGAPYVELKDLAECAGVALGSPTRFGNMAASMKYFWDGTAGDWLKGTLSGKPACVFTSTASMHGGNESTLITMMLPLLHHGMLIVGTPFTESQLTATTSGGTPYGPSHVAGPESKLPISEAEKQLAIAQGKRLAEVAQKLAAAQ, from the coding sequence ATGGCTCCCAGAATCCAACAGGACCGCCCCGTGACCGAGATCCTCGTCCTCTACTACAGCACCCATGGCGCCACCCGGCAGTTGGCCCAGTTGATCGCCCGCGGCATCGAAGCCGTGCCGGGCTGCAGCGCCCGGCTGCGCACCGTGCCGCGCGTCTCCACCGTATGCGAAGCCACCGAAAGCACCGTGCCGGAAGCGGGCGCCCCTTATGTGGAACTGAAGGACTTGGCCGAATGCGCGGGCGTCGCGCTGGGCAGCCCGACGCGGTTCGGCAACATGGCCGCCAGCATGAAGTATTTCTGGGATGGCACCGCCGGCGACTGGCTCAAGGGCACACTGTCCGGCAAGCCCGCGTGCGTGTTCACCAGCACCGCGTCGATGCATGGCGGCAACGAGAGCACGCTGATCACCATGATGCTGCCGCTGTTGCACCACGGCATGCTGATCGTCGGCACGCCGTTCACCGAGAGCCAGCTCACTGCCACCACCTCCGGTGGCACGCCGTATGGTCCGTCGCACGTGGCCGGGCCGGAATCCAAGCTGCCGATCAGCGAAGCGGAAAAGCAGCTCGCCATCGCCCAGGGCAAGCGCTTGGCCGAAGTAGCGCAGAAACTGGCTGCCGCGCAATGA
- a CDS encoding YihY family inner membrane protein, protein MVSPRTFTQLLTVEYWRRAAGFSRFVGHRLIVDRCLQTAGSLTYTTLLAIVPLFTIALTMFSAFPVFSRYAWRFRSFLLSNLVPETGGKLVGTYMRQFADNAERLTALGMVGLVLTALLLVFTIEKTFNQIWGVNRPRKLMSRTLIYWATLTLGPVLIGVSLSLTSWLFKQSTFLDGLPFAADLLVRIGPLSLMFAMLTLLYVAVPNCYVPRSHGIAAAAVVAVLLELMKILFGYYIKQFATYQLVYGAFAAFPIFLVWLYVCWVIVLGGAVLSASLSYWHGDGWRWERHHGTRFEQAVRILMTLAQAHTHGEVLHIDALRRRVGLGIDATHGLLELMSERGWVEASREGAWLLATSIDRIRLVDIFETVVTPLSASVEHGIRLNINGMVAALDETLADYAERLGREDEGQPA, encoded by the coding sequence ATGGTCAGCCCCCGCACCTTTACCCAGTTGCTTACCGTCGAATACTGGCGCCGCGCTGCCGGCTTTTCCCGTTTCGTCGGCCACCGGCTGATCGTGGATCGCTGCCTGCAGACTGCCGGCAGCCTGACCTACACCACGCTGCTCGCCATCGTGCCGCTGTTCACCATCGCGCTGACGATGTTCTCGGCGTTCCCGGTGTTCTCGCGCTATGCCTGGCGCTTTCGCTCCTTCCTGCTGTCCAACCTGGTGCCCGAGACCGGTGGCAAGCTCGTTGGTACTTATATGCGCCAGTTCGCCGACAACGCCGAGCGGCTGACGGCGCTTGGCATGGTTGGCTTGGTGCTGACCGCGCTGCTCTTGGTGTTCACCATCGAGAAGACCTTCAACCAGATCTGGGGCGTGAACCGGCCGCGAAAGCTGATGTCGCGCACCTTGATCTACTGGGCGACGCTGACGCTAGGGCCGGTACTGATCGGCGTATCGCTGTCGCTGACTTCGTGGCTGTTCAAGCAGAGCACCTTCCTCGATGGCCTGCCGTTCGCCGCCGACCTGCTGGTGCGCATCGGCCCGCTGTCGCTGATGTTTGCCATGCTCACGCTGCTCTATGTGGCCGTGCCCAATTGTTATGTACCACGCAGTCACGGCATTGCCGCTGCTGCCGTCGTGGCGGTGCTGCTGGAGCTGATGAAGATCCTGTTCGGCTACTACATCAAGCAGTTTGCTACCTACCAGCTGGTCTACGGCGCGTTTGCCGCCTTCCCCATTTTCCTGGTGTGGCTGTACGTGTGCTGGGTGATCGTGCTCGGCGGCGCGGTATTGTCGGCGTCGCTGTCCTACTGGCACGGCGATGGCTGGCGCTGGGAGCGCCACCATGGCACCCGCTTCGAGCAGGCGGTGCGCATCCTGATGACGCTGGCGCAGGCGCATACCCACGGCGAGGTGCTGCACATCGACGCGCTGCGCCGCCGCGTCGGCCTCGGCATCGACGCCACCCACGGCCTGCTGGAACTGATGAGCGAGCGCGGCTGGGTGGAAGCGTCGCGGGAGGGCGCTTGGCTGCTCGCCACCTCGATCGACCGCATCCGCCTGGTCGACATCTTCGAAACCGTGGTCACGCCGTTGTCGGCCAGTGTTGAGCACGGTATCCGCCTCAATATCAACGGCATGGTGGCGGCGCTGGATGAGACGCTGGCGGATTATGCGGAGCGGCTGGGGCGAGAGGATGAAGGGCAGCCCGCCTAG
- the aroB gene encoding 3-dehydroquinate synthase: MRTVKLDLDHAPYDIHIARGLLAQVEHIVSLLPQPRVAIVTNTTVAPLYLAPLQSALEARGVKVEAIVLPDGEVYKTGETLNLIFDGLLQARAERKTTLIALGGGVIGDMTGFAAAVYQRGVPFIQIPTTLLAQVDSSVGGKTAINHPLGKNMIGSFYQPQLVLADLATLDTLPPREFSAGMAEIIKYGLIDDLAFFEWLEANIDALMARDTDALAQAVEHSCQNKARIVAADEKENGQRALLNLGHTFGHAIEAGLGYGEWLHGEAVAAGMVLAAYASRELGKVSDADIARIKALLVKAGLPVVSPQLGNERYLDLMAQDKKVDAGKIKFILMEKLGQSYIGELTREQVVAALEAGCA; encoded by the coding sequence ATGCGCACCGTCAAGCTTGACCTCGATCACGCCCCTTACGACATCCATATCGCCCGCGGCCTGTTGGCCCAGGTCGAGCACATCGTGTCGCTGCTGCCGCAGCCGCGCGTGGCCATCGTTACCAACACCACTGTCGCACCGCTGTATCTCGCACCACTGCAATCGGCGCTGGAGGCGCGCGGCGTCAAGGTCGAGGCCATCGTGCTGCCCGATGGCGAGGTCTACAAGACCGGGGAAACGCTGAACCTGATCTTCGACGGCCTGCTGCAGGCGCGTGCCGAACGCAAGACCACGCTGATCGCCCTGGGCGGCGGCGTGATCGGCGACATGACGGGCTTTGCCGCCGCGGTTTACCAGCGCGGCGTGCCCTTCATCCAGATCCCGACCACGCTCTTGGCGCAGGTAGACTCATCGGTCGGCGGCAAGACTGCCATCAACCATCCGCTCGGCAAGAACATGATCGGCTCGTTTTACCAGCCGCAGCTGGTGCTAGCCGATCTCGCCACGCTCGATACGCTGCCGCCGCGCGAGTTCTCCGCCGGCATGGCCGAGATCATCAAGTATGGCCTGATCGACGATCTGGCCTTCTTCGAGTGGCTGGAGGCAAATATCGACGCCTTGATGGCGCGCGATACCGACGCCCTGGCCCAGGCGGTGGAACACAGCTGCCAGAACAAGGCGCGCATCGTCGCCGCCGATGAAAAGGAAAACGGCCAACGCGCGCTGTTGAACCTCGGCCACACCTTCGGTCACGCCATCGAAGCGGGTCTGGGCTACGGCGAGTGGCTGCATGGCGAGGCCGTCGCCGCCGGCATGGTGCTGGCCGCCTACGCCTCGCGCGAGCTGGGCAAGGTAAGCGATGCCGACATCGCGCGGATCAAGGCGCTGCTGGTCAAAGCCGGCCTGCCTGTCGTTTCGCCCCAGCTTGGCAACGAGCGCTACCTGGACCTGATGGCACAGGATAAGAAGGTGGACGCCGGCAAGATCAAGTTCATCCTGATGGAGAAGCTCGGCCAGTCCTATATCGGCGAGCTGACGCGGGAGCAGGTGGTGGCTGCGCTGGAAGCGGGCTGCGCCTGA
- a CDS encoding shikimate kinase, with amino-acid sequence MKLPGNYFLVGMMGAGKTTVGRALAKATGKHFYDSDHEIESRTGVRIPTIFEVEGETGFRAREAAMIAELAAQKDIVLATGGGAVLNPDSRAALARGGFVIYLRASVDDIYQRTAHDKNRPLLQTANPKERIRELFEARDPLYREVADLTVDTSRQSVQQLTQALLAKLEHHHAHRQA; translated from the coding sequence ATGAAACTGCCTGGCAATTACTTTCTGGTCGGCATGATGGGCGCCGGCAAGACCACTGTGGGGCGCGCGTTGGCCAAGGCCACGGGCAAGCATTTCTATGATTCCGACCACGAGATCGAATCGCGCACCGGCGTGCGCATTCCGACCATTTTCGAGGTCGAGGGCGAAACGGGGTTTCGCGCCCGCGAAGCGGCGATGATCGCCGAGCTCGCTGCGCAGAAGGACATCGTACTCGCCACTGGCGGTGGCGCCGTGCTCAATCCCGATAGCCGCGCGGCACTCGCCCGCGGCGGCTTCGTGATCTACCTGCGCGCCAGCGTCGACGACATCTACCAGCGCACCGCCCACGACAAGAACCGCCCCTTGCTGCAGACGGCCAACCCGAAGGAGCGCATCCGCGAGCTGTTCGAAGCACGTGATCCGCTCTACCGCGAAGTGGCCGACCTCACCGTGGACACCAGTCGCCAATCGGTGCAGCAACTCACCCAAGCCCTCCTCGCCAAACTCGAGCACCACCATGCGCACCGTCAAGCTTGA
- a CDS encoding lipid-binding SYLF domain-containing protein codes for MMGWAVTLLAVGLSSPVGLAADNGKLEQDAKAALNRLYARVPAAKTLGVEARATLVFPAIKKAGLGIGGQYGEGVLFRGGKAVARYSTAGASWGLQAGVQTYGYAMFFMTDAALNALDASEGFEVGVGPSVVVMDEGRARNLTTKTIQDDVYAFVFSQKGLMAGAGVQGNKITRLDK; via the coding sequence ATGATGGGATGGGCCGTCACGCTATTGGCGGTGGGGTTGAGCAGCCCGGTGGGGCTGGCTGCGGACAACGGCAAGCTTGAGCAGGATGCGAAGGCTGCGCTCAACCGGCTTTATGCCCGGGTGCCGGCGGCCAAGACATTGGGTGTAGAGGCACGGGCTACGCTGGTGTTCCCGGCGATCAAGAAGGCGGGGCTCGGCATTGGTGGCCAATATGGCGAAGGGGTGCTATTCCGCGGCGGCAAGGCGGTTGCCCGCTACAGTACGGCTGGCGCCTCGTGGGGCCTGCAGGCCGGCGTGCAGACCTATGGCTATGCGATGTTCTTCATGACCGACGCGGCCTTGAACGCGCTCGATGCCTCCGAGGGCTTCGAAGTTGGCGTTGGTCCCAGCGTGGTGGTGATGGATGAGGGCCGCGCCCGCAACCTCACCACCAAGACGATCCAGGATGACGTCTACGCCTTCGTGTTCAGCCAGAAAGGCCTGATGGCCGGCGCCGGCGTGCAGGGCAACAAGATCACCCGGCTCGACAAGTAG
- a CDS encoding DUF1501 domain-containing protein has product MQRRDFLRFGLLAGGLSAFPGLVPSASAAVTLARRSVLSITLAGGPDFRHLFPPAIAANEASDSYAFRWWAARAASQGIDAAQRNRDGYYQRYSNAYQPLNRPGTATPAGFGILASCGWLKQRWDAGELAIVHNVVGAISRDHAHSLLVMDHGDRSSGPIDNHKPGWGGRLAAALGSNARVAALTSSPRAMCLGPGAGGRASAELVIGLANSRKLALSEKPYTPGGPAWQVASSDKALSLSLKAYYQAKRFSDPALARIANHEKVLRDLGSRVTARLGSGETTASGALVEVPAAIRALYADGLPWKSRYWGMQARNLHDVLTLSDVLNTPVLSMDYGGWDTHKAQQADIEANLDDLFASGKGLDLVWQQLDQAARDNLVIVIYGEFGRQLAANGDAGTDHGRGNAVLVIGGSVKGGVYGMPFPDRELELFGRNLNDDILGQTGIEHVLGSVADWVAGGGTGNSVFNRSNSLIEAGFNPSLLFA; this is encoded by the coding sequence ATGCAACGTCGCGATTTCCTGCGTTTCGGCCTGCTGGCTGGCGGCCTCTCCGCCTTCCCTGGCCTCGTACCCTCCGCCTCCGCCGCGGTCACGCTGGCCCGGCGCAGCGTGCTGTCGATCACACTCGCCGGCGGGCCTGATTTCCGCCACCTGTTCCCACCCGCCATCGCCGCTAACGAAGCCAGCGACAGCTACGCCTTTCGCTGGTGGGCGGCCCGCGCCGCCAGCCAGGGCATCGATGCCGCCCAGCGCAATCGCGATGGCTACTACCAGCGCTACAGCAATGCCTACCAGCCACTGAACCGCCCGGGCACCGCCACGCCGGCCGGCTTCGGCATTCTGGCAAGCTGCGGCTGGCTGAAGCAGCGCTGGGATGCGGGCGAGCTCGCCATCGTGCACAACGTGGTCGGCGCCATCTCGCGCGATCACGCGCACTCGCTGCTGGTGATGGACCACGGCGATCGCAGCTCCGGCCCCATCGACAACCACAAGCCCGGCTGGGGCGGGCGACTGGCGGCAGCGCTGGGCAGCAATGCGCGCGTGGCGGCGCTCACCAGCTCGCCGCGCGCGATGTGCCTGGGCCCCGGCGCGGGCGGCCGGGCCAGCGCCGAGCTGGTGATCGGCCTTGCCAACTCGCGCAAGCTGGCGCTCTCGGAAAAACCATATACGCCCGGTGGCCCGGCTTGGCAGGTCGCCTCCAGCGACAAGGCACTGTCACTCAGCCTCAAGGCCTATTACCAAGCCAAGCGCTTCAGTGATCCGGCACTGGCGCGCATCGCCAACCACGAGAAGGTGTTGCGCGATCTGGGCAGCCGTGTCACCGCGCGGCTGGGCAGCGGTGAAACCACTGCCAGCGGCGCGCTGGTCGAAGTGCCTGCAGCCATCCGCGCGCTGTATGCGGACGGCCTGCCGTGGAAGAGCCGCTACTGGGGCATGCAGGCGCGCAACCTGCACGACGTGCTGACGCTGTCCGATGTGCTCAATACCCCAGTGCTATCGATGGACTACGGTGGCTGGGACACCCACAAGGCGCAGCAGGCGGATATCGAGGCCAATCTCGACGACCTGTTCGCCAGCGGCAAGGGGCTGGACCTGGTCTGGCAGCAGCTGGACCAGGCCGCGCGCGATAACCTGGTGATCGTGATCTACGGCGAATTCGGCCGCCAGCTCGCCGCCAACGGCGATGCCGGCACCGATCATGGCCGCGGCAACGCGGTGCTGGTGATCGGTGGCAGCGTGAAGGGCGGCGTGTACGGCATGCCCTTCCCCGATCGCGAGCTCGAGCTGTTCGGACGTAATCTCAACGACGACATCCTCGGCCAGACCGGTATCGAGCATGTGCTCGGTAGCGTGGCCGACTGGGTAGCCGGCGGCGGTACCGGCAACAGCGTGTTCAACCGCAGCAACAGCCTGATCGAAGCAGGGTTCAATCCTTCGTTGCTGTTCGCCTGA